The following proteins come from a genomic window of Halomarina ordinaria:
- a CDS encoding sodium:calcium antiporter encodes MRIGSRYLGVVALVFVVVLGAVAVGGGVAVAQDGDDGGGAGDEGEAGEEGEEGGIEGAIEGFIEAQGTVGAAAVLLGGIVLLTACTEKLISYLARASLNMKMSLFALAIIFTGFEFDDTILALVLSSGGLEEAALGTALGTGLAIIGLTLALAAIIRPFPVDLPTDYIVIFGLAPLVLVPFALVGTLTAIHGVVLTAFFVFAFGYFILRERQREIPVFRDTELGEQLRPDGGVARPNALEEIPEERVLGDLADSGLVWIALSIVALAGIVFAAMLLEGGSEVVIEGFGISETIFGATFLTLLLTFEDIMLTIEPVRRGFPEIGVGNVIGSVLFSVTGNIGVIMFLSEVDISSSVLTFHLPAMIVVTALAAYFFYEGEMKRWHGYLLGGLYVAYWVVALVVFSGVPIGE; translated from the coding sequence ATGCGCATCGGTAGCAGGTATCTGGGGGTCGTAGCGCTCGTTTTCGTGGTCGTGCTGGGTGCCGTCGCCGTCGGCGGCGGCGTCGCCGTCGCACAGGACGGCGACGACGGCGGAGGTGCAGGTGACGAGGGCGAGGCCGGCGAGGAGGGTGAAGAGGGCGGCATCGAGGGTGCCATCGAGGGCTTCATCGAAGCGCAGGGAACGGTCGGTGCGGCGGCCGTCCTCCTCGGCGGCATCGTGCTCCTGACGGCGTGTACCGAGAAGCTCATCAGCTACCTCGCCCGCGCGTCGCTCAACATGAAGATGTCGCTGTTCGCGCTCGCGATCATCTTCACCGGCTTCGAGTTCGACGACACCATCCTCGCGCTGGTCCTGTCGAGTGGCGGTCTGGAGGAGGCCGCCCTCGGGACCGCGCTCGGGACGGGACTGGCCATCATCGGCCTGACCCTCGCGCTCGCGGCCATCATCCGCCCGTTCCCGGTCGACCTCCCGACCGACTACATCGTCATCTTCGGTCTCGCACCGCTCGTCCTCGTTCCGTTCGCCCTGGTCGGGACGTTGACGGCCATCCACGGTGTCGTCCTGACGGCCTTCTTCGTCTTCGCCTTCGGCTACTTCATCCTCCGCGAGCGCCAGCGGGAGATCCCGGTGTTCCGCGATACGGAACTCGGGGAACAGCTCCGCCCCGACGGCGGGGTGGCCCGTCCCAACGCGCTCGAGGAGATACCCGAGGAGCGCGTGCTGGGTGACCTCGCGGACTCCGGCCTCGTGTGGATCGCCCTCTCCATCGTCGCGCTCGCGGGCATCGTCTTCGCGGCGATGCTCCTGGAGGGTGGCTCCGAAGTGGTCATCGAGGGCTTCGGTATCTCCGAGACGATCTTCGGGGCGACCTTCCTCACGCTCCTGCTCACGTTCGAGGACATCATGCTCACCATCGAACCGGTCCGCCGTGGCTTCCCGGAAATCGGCGTCGGCAACGTCATCGGGAGCGTCCTGTTCTCCGTGACCGGCAACATCGGCGTCATCATGTTCCTCAGCGAGGTGGACATCTCGTCGTCCGTGTTGACGTTCCACCTCCCGGCCATGATCGTCGTGACCGCACTCGCCGCCTACTTCTTCTACGAGGGCGAGATGAAGCGCTGGCACGGGTACCTGCTCGGCGGCCTCTACGTCGCCTACTGGGTCGTCGCGCTCGTCGTGTTCAGCGGGGTGCCGATCGGCGAATAG
- a CDS encoding NADPH-dependent F420 reductase gives MAGERIGILGSGDVGRALAAGVARHGWEARVGTRSPGKVQRWADGTEGVSVGSFAEAAGYGDVAVLAVRGDVVDAVLDLAGPERFAGRLVLDATNPLDFAGDGPPHLLFGATDSLGERVQARLPDARVVKCFNTVSNAQMVDPEFADDTPPMFVCGDDPDAKARTEQILVELGWPGAFDVGGIESARYLEALVPLWVRVGAELDTWEHAFAVVR, from the coding sequence ATGGCTGGCGAGCGAATCGGGATACTGGGGAGCGGCGACGTGGGGCGGGCACTGGCGGCGGGGGTCGCCCGACACGGGTGGGAAGCACGGGTCGGAACGCGCAGTCCCGGGAAGGTACAGCGGTGGGCCGACGGAACCGAGGGGGTGTCGGTCGGGTCGTTCGCGGAGGCGGCGGGCTACGGCGACGTCGCCGTCCTCGCCGTCCGGGGCGATGTCGTCGACGCCGTCCTCGACCTCGCCGGGCCGGAGCGGTTCGCGGGTCGACTCGTCCTCGACGCGACGAACCCGCTCGACTTCGCCGGGGACGGGCCGCCGCACCTCCTGTTCGGCGCGACGGACTCGCTCGGCGAGCGCGTCCAGGCGCGCCTCCCGGACGCACGGGTGGTGAAGTGCTTCAACACCGTCTCGAACGCACAGATGGTCGACCCCGAGTTCGCGGATGACACCCCCCCGATGTTCGTCTGCGGCGACGACCCGGACGCGAAGGCCCGGACCGAGCAGATACTCGTCGAACTCGGGTGGCCCGGAGCGTTCGACGTCGGCGGCATCGAGTCGGCGCGGTACCTGGAGGCGCTCGTCCCGCTGTGGGTGCGCGTGGGGGCGGAACTCGACACGTGGGAACACGCGTTCGCGGTCGTGCGCTGA
- a CDS encoding VanZ family protein, producing the protein MSPHLPLAPRWVRYALVVLWAGYVLVASTVDPPTAGVPTTGPLGLVGFDKWLHALSYGAMAGLVAYAVLARDARAVVLAVAAAVAFGAGVEVIQDFLPYRAFDVDDMLANAVGAVLGGLGWTVLTAYLTLPGDRGGFTGASGSESR; encoded by the coding sequence GTGTCTCCTCACCTCCCCCTCGCCCCACGGTGGGTCCGGTACGCGCTCGTCGTGCTGTGGGCGGGGTACGTCCTGGTCGCGTCGACGGTCGACCCCCCGACGGCCGGCGTCCCCACCACGGGACCGCTCGGTCTCGTCGGGTTCGACAAGTGGCTCCACGCGCTCAGCTACGGCGCGATGGCGGGGCTGGTCGCGTACGCCGTCCTCGCGCGCGACGCCCGGGCAGTCGTGCTCGCCGTCGCGGCGGCCGTCGCCTTCGGCGCGGGCGTCGAGGTGATTCAGGACTTCCTCCCCTACCGGGCGTTCGACGTCGACGACATGCTCGCCAACGCCGTCGGCGCGGTCCTCGGCGGTCTCGGCTGGACGGTGCTCACCGCCTACCTCACCCTCCCGGGCGACCGCGGGGGTTTTACCGGCGCGTCGGGTAGCGAGAGCCGATGA
- the purQ gene encoding phosphoribosylformylglycinamidine synthase I, which yields MIAILQFGGSNCDRDAERALEYLGMDAERVWYEDGLPAETTGVLLPGGFSYGDYLRAGAMAARAPVMEAVRTCADRGVPVLGVCNGAQIGCESGLTPGAFTTNASARFQCEPVFLRVENADTPWTRAYEAGDVLSIPIAHGEGRFEADDDTYDRLVSEDRVLFRYCDADGDVTDAANPNGSRGNVAGVLGERDTVAVLMPHPERATLPELGSTDGQGILRGFETAPARLDGAR from the coding sequence ATGATCGCCATCCTCCAGTTCGGCGGGTCGAACTGCGACCGCGACGCCGAACGCGCCCTCGAGTACCTGGGCATGGACGCCGAGCGCGTCTGGTACGAGGACGGCCTCCCCGCCGAGACGACGGGCGTCCTCCTGCCCGGCGGCTTCTCCTACGGCGACTACCTCCGGGCGGGGGCGATGGCCGCCCGCGCCCCCGTCATGGAGGCGGTGCGGACGTGCGCCGACCGCGGCGTCCCCGTCCTCGGGGTGTGCAACGGGGCGCAGATCGGTTGCGAGTCCGGCCTCACGCCCGGCGCGTTCACCACGAACGCGAGCGCCCGCTTCCAGTGCGAACCAGTCTTCCTCCGCGTCGAGAACGCCGACACGCCGTGGACCCGCGCCTACGAGGCGGGCGACGTGCTCTCGATACCCATCGCCCACGGCGAGGGGCGCTTCGAGGCCGACGACGACACCTACGACCGCCTCGTGAGCGAGGACCGCGTCCTGTTTCGCTACTGCGACGCCGACGGAGACGTCACCGACGCCGCCAACCCCAACGGTTCGCGGGGGAACGTCGCGGGCGTCCTCGGCGAGCGCGACACCGTCGCCGTGCTGATGCCCCACCCCGAACGCGCGACGCTCCCGGAACTGGGCAGCACCGACGGACAGGGCATCCTGCGCGGGTTCGAGACGGCACCGGCGCGACTCGACGGCGCTCGCTGA
- a CDS encoding sodium:calcium antiporter, with protein sequence MPLGVPPTVVGVVAFVLGVVLVVASVETFIEAVSESALALGVSGFFLTVLLAGTDLENAVLGVVAALDGLPALALGTVFGEALFILGAAVGLAGVLTPFETTVPRSYLLLMLGAPALLFALALDGTLTRGDGLLLTAGYLPLVLVVYGLERRSSTRYLSAEEVEAFEATGRTRPAADGDGIDGEGGEAVFDVDFDLDVLFENRFTEPLRERNEGWFRLGVAVAAAVGMTVGSELAVTGAEELLTLLGVTGLAFGATVMSFIASLEELFLTVEPVRRGRPHLGVGNVVGSVLFFVTANAGVVALVHPLDTSGTVLTVHWPFFLLTLVVVGGMFARGRVGRAGGTTLLALYAAYWGANYLV encoded by the coding sequence ATGCCGCTCGGGGTCCCGCCGACGGTCGTCGGCGTCGTCGCCTTCGTGCTCGGCGTCGTGCTGGTCGTCGCCAGCGTCGAGACGTTCATCGAGGCGGTCTCCGAGAGCGCGCTGGCGCTCGGCGTCTCGGGGTTCTTCCTCACGGTCCTGCTCGCTGGGACCGACCTGGAGAACGCCGTCCTCGGCGTCGTGGCGGCGCTCGACGGCCTGCCGGCGCTCGCGCTCGGGACGGTCTTCGGCGAGGCGCTGTTCATCCTCGGGGCGGCCGTCGGTCTCGCGGGCGTGCTCACCCCGTTCGAGACGACCGTCCCGCGGTCGTACCTGCTGTTGATGCTCGGCGCACCCGCGTTGCTGTTCGCGCTCGCGCTGGACGGGACGCTCACCCGGGGCGACGGCCTCCTGCTCACGGCCGGCTACCTGCCGCTGGTCCTCGTCGTCTACGGCCTCGAGCGCCGGTCGAGCACGCGCTACCTGAGCGCCGAAGAGGTCGAGGCGTTCGAGGCGACGGGACGGACGCGCCCGGCCGCCGACGGCGACGGCATCGACGGCGAGGGCGGCGAGGCGGTCTTCGACGTGGACTTCGACCTCGACGTCCTCTTCGAGAACCGGTTCACCGAACCCCTTCGCGAGCGCAACGAGGGGTGGTTCCGCCTCGGGGTGGCGGTGGCCGCGGCCGTCGGCATGACCGTCGGCTCGGAACTGGCGGTGACGGGCGCGGAGGAACTCCTCACGCTCCTCGGCGTCACCGGCCTCGCCTTCGGCGCGACCGTGATGAGCTTCATCGCGTCGCTCGAGGAACTGTTCCTCACCGTCGAACCGGTCCGGCGCGGGCGCCCCCACCTCGGGGTGGGGAACGTCGTCGGGAGCGTGCTCTTCTTCGTGACCGCCAACGCGGGGGTCGTCGCGCTGGTCCACCCGCTCGACACGAGCGGGACGGTCCTCACCGTCCACTGGCCGTTCTTCCTCCTCACACTCGTCGTCGTGGGAGGGATGTTCGCCCGGGGACGGGTCGGCCGGGCGGGCGGGACGACGCTGCTGGCGCTGTACGCCGCCTACTGGGGGGCGAACTACCTGGTGTGA
- a CDS encoding archaeosine biosynthesis radical SAM protein RaSEA, which yields MSKPNPEVYERGRGMDAHNKVMREVRSRNQRTYDAREPTRVWLDEDNTPAGVYQSLTIILNTGGCRWARAGGCTMCGYVAESVDGGTVAHEDLMAQVEACLDHERENADAPSELVKIYTSGSFLDEREVPAETRAAIAETFADRERMVLESLPNFVDREKLRDFTDRGLDADVAIGLETATDRVRHDCVNKYFEFADFEAACAEALAADAGVKAYLLMKPPFLTEREAVADMKRSVRRCAGVEGCHTVSMNPTNVQRYTMVEQLYHDGGYRPPWLWSVAEVLRETADEDVIVVSDPVGHGSDRGPHNCGECDDRVQTAIKDFDLRQDPTVFDQVSCSCERTWAAVLDRERSYGMALTN from the coding sequence ATGAGCAAGCCGAACCCCGAGGTCTACGAGCGGGGCCGCGGGATGGACGCGCACAACAAGGTGATGCGGGAGGTCCGCTCGCGCAACCAGCGCACCTACGACGCGCGCGAACCCACCCGCGTCTGGCTCGACGAGGACAACACGCCGGCGGGCGTCTACCAGTCGCTCACCATCATCCTCAACACCGGCGGCTGTCGCTGGGCGCGCGCCGGCGGTTGTACGATGTGCGGCTACGTCGCCGAGTCCGTCGACGGCGGCACCGTCGCCCACGAGGACCTGATGGCGCAGGTCGAGGCCTGCCTCGACCACGAACGCGAGAACGCCGACGCCCCCTCCGAACTCGTGAAGATATACACCTCGGGGTCGTTCCTCGACGAACGCGAGGTCCCCGCGGAGACCCGGGCGGCCATCGCGGAGACGTTCGCCGACCGCGAGCGGATGGTCCTCGAATCCCTCCCCAACTTCGTCGACCGCGAGAAACTGCGCGACTTCACCGACCGCGGTCTCGACGCCGACGTCGCAATCGGCCTGGAGACGGCGACCGACCGCGTGCGCCACGACTGCGTGAACAAGTACTTCGAGTTCGCCGACTTCGAGGCGGCCTGTGCCGAGGCGCTGGCGGCCGACGCCGGCGTGAAGGCGTACCTCCTCATGAAGCCGCCGTTCCTCACCGAGCGCGAGGCCGTCGCGGACATGAAACGCTCCGTGCGGCGCTGCGCCGGCGTCGAGGGCTGTCACACCGTCTCGATGAACCCGACGAACGTCCAGCGCTACACGATGGTCGAGCAACTGTACCACGACGGTGGCTACCGCCCGCCGTGGCTCTGGTCGGTCGCCGAGGTGCTGCGCGAGACGGCCGACGAGGACGTCATCGTCGTCTCCGACCCGGTCGGCCACGGGAGCGACCGGGGGCCACACAACTGCGGCGAGTGCGACGACCGCGTCCAGACCGCCATCAAGGACTTCGACCTCCGACAGGACCCGACGGTCTTCGACCAGGTGAGCTGTTCCTGCGAGCGGACCTGGGCGGCCGTCCTCGACCGCGAGCGGAGCTACGGGATGGCGCTCACGAACTGA
- a CDS encoding tetratricopeptide repeat protein, with product MESDATDERFVRLLERRAEFLVHLGDEPQRKPALVEALGRSRSTVDRALRELEHAGLVERHDGGYATTLAGRLAEEAYRTFVETTSTVVAADALLDALPAECEWLDPAVLAGAEYVPTDDLTPYELPAALRETVETADRLTALVPVVADPKVLALCHDHVDERGLDLVVGPALYETLETRFPETLRGLVDGGATVVRTDEEPPCTLLLSSGEEPRVACVAYDGDASVGVCYNDTAAARAAAERYVEAVRADATDVTASAGALDPGDRRLTAGPTDRHRDDRLVLEREGFVELTDDYFAERSPCPPPTSWRTGLDLAEVAAGYAVDRTYDEAGERRALTADLLAGLRAGRDHALVGPPGAGKSTVCKTVAYRWYEAGVGTVLYRRRGRGEPFTSAEALRARLREATGRALVVVEDALREDAVAVFGAMAEYRDDPSVTFLLDARESEWEDPTAFPADARAATHRAEAVERVHMPPLDATECERLVRHFEATTGRRVDLTVEDLVSGLDGDGEAADLLVVLHRLVLSVDPLAGYGSATPTTLTEDVARTFERLREAGEHALDVGVLVNVLNAAEVGVSPDLVYALAAREDDDAPGFCEVAEALDLLSGRVLFEREAPGDGEAAYRSVHESWSSLFLRHLLECDGDRAAERRFGRVVSALLSLADDETARARIEWEFQGAAPAIRELSEAPGEWADATVERLFGLGLSRPALAPLFGTSPYTSLALPEACSPALAVRCTQWRGEMSLRAGRLEAAEREFERLGTFADEAADDARAAALRARSLKFRGTVALRRSEFDDAEAFYEQSIGAYRACDDEQGEADVVNNLGIVAWSRGDLPEAEAYLRDCLSRYREMGNRRAAADARFNLATVLDSRSVLEEAADHYRDCLAYFRSTGDRRTEADTLNNLGSLWRVRGDLDAAERDLTQALDTYRDIGDELGEANCLHNLGCVAQQRGELERSVEYHERSLERYRAVGDTQGVAQCECNIGDVAYRRGDLDEAEARYERSLDRRQGIGDGIGEAESLANLGRVARDRGDTDRGRDFARRALDRYRDSADVRGEGEALRLLGSLARTEGDLDRAAERLRASLARCREGGHRYGEAETLVERGHLARAWGDDHEAEARYAEALDLFTDIGALRDVIDTHLALTAACEALGERAAAIDHCEAAVVLGERNGVDVSEARDRLRRLEEVVSED from the coding sequence ATGGAAAGCGACGCGACCGACGAGCGGTTCGTCCGCCTGCTGGAGCGCCGCGCCGAGTTCCTCGTCCACCTCGGCGACGAGCCACAGCGCAAGCCGGCGCTCGTGGAGGCGCTCGGCCGGTCGCGCTCGACGGTCGACCGGGCGCTGCGCGAACTCGAACACGCCGGCCTCGTCGAACGCCACGACGGCGGCTACGCGACCACGCTCGCCGGCCGACTCGCCGAGGAGGCCTACCGGACGTTCGTCGAGACGACGAGCACCGTCGTCGCCGCCGACGCGTTGCTGGACGCGCTCCCCGCCGAGTGTGAGTGGCTCGACCCGGCGGTGCTCGCCGGTGCCGAGTACGTCCCCACCGACGACCTCACGCCGTACGAACTCCCCGCCGCGCTGCGCGAGACGGTCGAGACGGCCGACCGACTGACGGCCCTCGTCCCCGTCGTCGCCGACCCGAAGGTGCTGGCGCTGTGTCACGACCACGTCGACGAGCGGGGCCTCGACCTCGTCGTCGGGCCGGCGCTGTACGAGACCCTCGAGACGCGGTTCCCGGAGACGCTCCGAGGGCTCGTCGACGGCGGCGCGACGGTCGTGCGGACGGACGAGGAGCCGCCCTGTACCCTCCTGCTCTCGTCGGGCGAGGAGCCGCGCGTCGCCTGCGTCGCCTACGACGGTGACGCGAGCGTCGGGGTGTGTTACAACGACACGGCGGCGGCGCGCGCGGCGGCGGAACGGTACGTCGAGGCGGTCCGCGCGGACGCGACGGACGTGACCGCGAGCGCCGGCGCGCTCGACCCGGGCGACCGGCGGCTGACCGCCGGCCCGACCGACCGGCACCGGGACGACCGCCTCGTCCTCGAACGCGAGGGGTTCGTCGAACTCACCGACGACTACTTCGCCGAGCGCTCGCCGTGTCCGCCGCCGACGAGCTGGCGCACGGGCCTCGACCTCGCGGAGGTCGCCGCCGGCTACGCCGTCGACCGCACCTACGACGAGGCCGGCGAGCGGCGCGCCCTCACGGCCGACCTGCTCGCCGGCCTCCGCGCGGGGCGGGACCACGCGCTGGTCGGACCGCCGGGCGCCGGCAAGAGCACGGTGTGCAAGACGGTCGCCTACCGGTGGTACGAGGCCGGCGTCGGGACGGTCCTCTACCGTCGCCGCGGCCGGGGCGAGCCGTTCACGAGCGCGGAGGCGCTTCGCGCGCGCCTGCGCGAGGCGACGGGGCGGGCGCTCGTCGTCGTCGAGGACGCCCTTCGCGAGGACGCGGTGGCGGTCTTCGGCGCGATGGCGGAGTACCGCGACGACCCCTCGGTGACGTTCCTCCTCGACGCCCGCGAGTCGGAGTGGGAGGACCCGACAGCGTTCCCGGCCGACGCGCGCGCAGCGACCCACCGCGCGGAGGCCGTCGAGCGCGTCCACATGCCACCCCTCGACGCGACGGAGTGCGAGCGCCTCGTGCGCCACTTCGAGGCGACGACCGGCCGGCGCGTCGACCTGACGGTTGAGGACCTCGTCTCGGGGCTCGACGGCGACGGCGAGGCCGCGGACCTCCTCGTCGTCCTCCACCGCCTCGTGCTGTCGGTCGACCCCCTCGCCGGTTACGGGAGCGCGACCCCGACGACGCTCACCGAGGACGTCGCACGGACGTTCGAGCGCCTGCGGGAGGCCGGCGAACACGCCCTCGACGTGGGCGTCCTCGTCAACGTCCTGAACGCCGCCGAAGTCGGCGTCTCGCCCGACCTCGTCTACGCGCTGGCCGCCCGGGAGGACGACGACGCGCCGGGGTTCTGTGAGGTGGCCGAGGCGCTCGACCTGCTGTCGGGTCGGGTGCTCTTCGAGCGCGAGGCCCCCGGCGACGGCGAGGCGGCCTACCGCTCGGTCCACGAGTCCTGGTCGTCGCTGTTCCTCAGGCACCTGCTCGAGTGCGACGGCGACCGGGCGGCCGAGCGACGCTTCGGGCGCGTCGTGAGCGCGCTGCTGTCGCTGGCCGACGACGAGACCGCCCGGGCGCGCATCGAGTGGGAGTTCCAGGGCGCGGCCCCCGCGATTCGAGAGCTGTCGGAGGCCCCCGGCGAGTGGGCCGACGCGACCGTCGAACGGCTGTTCGGGCTGGGGCTCTCGCGACCGGCGCTCGCGCCGCTGTTCGGCACCAGCCCCTACACCTCGCTCGCGCTCCCCGAGGCGTGTTCGCCGGCCCTCGCCGTCCGCTGCACGCAGTGGCGCGGGGAGATGTCGCTGCGAGCGGGGCGCCTGGAGGCGGCCGAGCGGGAGTTCGAACGCCTCGGGACGTTCGCCGACGAGGCGGCTGACGACGCGCGGGCGGCGGCGCTCCGCGCGCGCAGCCTGAAGTTCCGGGGGACCGTCGCGCTCCGGCGCAGCGAGTTCGACGACGCCGAGGCGTTCTACGAGCAGAGCATCGGTGCGTACCGCGCCTGCGACGACGAGCAGGGGGAGGCCGACGTCGTCAACAACCTCGGCATCGTCGCGTGGTCGCGCGGCGACCTCCCGGAGGCGGAGGCGTACCTCCGCGACTGCCTGTCGCGTTACCGGGAGATGGGCAACCGTCGGGCGGCGGCGGACGCGCGGTTCAACCTCGCGACGGTCCTCGACTCCCGGAGCGTCCTCGAGGAGGCGGCCGACCACTACCGCGACTGCCTCGCGTACTTCCGGTCGACGGGCGACCGGCGGACCGAGGCGGACACGCTCAACAACCTCGGGAGCCTCTGGCGGGTGCGCGGCGACCTCGACGCGGCCGAGCGCGACCTCACGCAGGCGCTCGACACCTACCGCGACATCGGCGACGAACTCGGCGAGGCGAACTGCCTGCACAACCTCGGCTGCGTCGCCCAGCAGCGCGGCGAACTGGAGCGGAGCGTCGAGTACCACGAGCGCAGCCTCGAACGCTACCGGGCCGTCGGCGACACCCAGGGCGTCGCCCAGTGCGAGTGCAACATCGGCGACGTGGCCTACCGCCGCGGTGACCTCGACGAGGCCGAGGCGCGCTACGAGCGCAGCCTCGACCGACGGCAGGGCATCGGCGACGGCATCGGCGAGGCCGAGAGCCTCGCGAACCTCGGCCGGGTCGCACGCGACCGGGGGGACACGGACCGGGGACGCGACTTCGCGCGGCGCGCCCTCGACCGCTACCGCGACAGCGCCGACGTCCGCGGGGAGGGCGAAGCGCTCCGCCTGCTCGGGTCGCTCGCCCGCACGGAGGGCGACCTCGACCGGGCGGCGGAGCGCCTCCGCGCGAGCCTCGCACGCTGTCGCGAGGGCGGGCACCGCTACGGCGAGGCGGAGACGCTCGTCGAGCGGGGCCACCTGGCGCGGGCGTGGGGGGACGACCACGAGGCCGAAGCGCGCTACGCGGAGGCGCTCGACCTGTTCACCGACATCGGCGCGCTGCGCGACGTCATCGACACCCACCTCGCGCTGACGGCCGCGTGCGAGGCGCTCGGCGAGCGGGCGGCCGCCATCGACCACTGCGAGGCGGCGGTCGTCCTCGGCGAGCGAAACGGCGTCGACGTCTCCGAGGCACGCGACCGCCTCCGGCGACTCGAGGAGGTCGTCTCGGAGGACTGA
- a CDS encoding NmrA family NAD(P)-binding protein, protein MSHRVLVTGATGTVGSALVERLRASPVPVRVAARSPDAARERFGDGPESVAFDLTRPETWGAALDGVDRLFLLFPPRVGVRPVTAFVDAAVRTGVERVVTLSVVGADRVPVLPHRRIERHVERAGPAYTHLRAGWFVQNLSGVHRPDVVERDELFVPAGRAALHLVDARDVAAVAATALTEAGHENRAYDLTLPEPLDFDAVAAAFSDVLDREIRYSAPSHLAFVRRLSRRGVPRSLVAFMALEYAVVRLGLASRTTDDLRRLLGRDPTSVEQFVADNREAFAPAGRDG, encoded by the coding sequence ATGTCGCACCGAGTCCTGGTGACCGGCGCGACGGGGACGGTCGGGTCGGCGCTCGTAGAGCGGCTCCGGGCGTCACCCGTGCCGGTCCGCGTCGCGGCCCGCAGCCCCGACGCTGCGAGGGAGCGGTTCGGTGACGGCCCCGAGTCCGTCGCGTTCGACCTCACCCGCCCGGAGACGTGGGGGGCCGCCCTGGACGGCGTCGACCGGCTGTTCCTGCTCTTCCCGCCCCGCGTCGGCGTCCGGCCGGTCACGGCGTTCGTCGACGCCGCGGTCCGGACGGGCGTCGAGCGGGTCGTCACCCTCTCGGTCGTCGGTGCCGACCGGGTGCCCGTCCTCCCGCACCGCCGCATCGAGCGCCACGTCGAGCGCGCCGGCCCCGCCTACACCCACCTCAGGGCGGGGTGGTTCGTGCAGAACCTGAGCGGCGTCCACCGCCCCGACGTCGTCGAGCGGGACGAACTGTTCGTCCCGGCGGGACGGGCCGCCCTCCACCTCGTCGACGCGCGGGACGTCGCCGCCGTCGCCGCGACGGCGCTCACAGAGGCGGGTCACGAGAACCGCGCGTACGACCTCACGCTCCCGGAGCCGCTCGACTTCGACGCGGTCGCGGCCGCCTTCAGCGACGTCCTCGACCGGGAGATTCGTTATTCAGCCCCCTCGCACCTCGCGTTCGTCCGGCGGCTGTCGCGTCGGGGCGTTCCCCGGTCGCTCGTCGCGTTCATGGCGCTCGAGTACGCCGTCGTCCGCCTCGGGCTCGCGAGTCGAACCACGGACGACCTCCGACGGCTCCTCGGCCGCGACCCGACGTCCGTCGAGCAGTTCGTCGCCGACAACCGCGAGGCGTTCGCGCCGGCGGGGCGCGACGGCTGA
- the fer gene encoding ferredoxin Fer: MTPDQQLPNIKVGRDAARDEAYESEEETVSTVEYLNYRAVEREGWDVDDEDLFEKAAAADLDDIDHGTLEVGEYEYVLDAAEEAGQSWPFECRAASCANCCAFVTEGDVEMDMNLFLTDEEVEEMGLRLTCVSTPASDEVKLVYNARSHDYLQTVVGQREV; encoded by the coding sequence ATGACGCCGGACCAACAGCTCCCGAACATCAAGGTCGGTCGCGACGCCGCCAGGGACGAGGCGTACGAGAGCGAGGAGGAGACCGTCTCGACGGTCGAGTACCTCAACTACCGGGCCGTCGAGCGCGAGGGGTGGGACGTAGACGACGAGGACCTCTTCGAGAAGGCGGCCGCCGCCGACCTCGACGACATCGACCACGGGACGCTCGAGGTTGGCGAGTACGAGTACGTCCTCGACGCGGCGGAGGAGGCGGGCCAGTCCTGGCCGTTCGAGTGCCGGGCGGCCTCCTGTGCCAACTGCTGCGCCTTCGTCACCGAAGGCGACGTCGAGATGGACATGAACCTGTTTCTCACCGACGAGGAGGTCGAGGAGATGGGGCTGCGTCTGACCTGCGTGTCGACGCCCGCCTCCGACGAGGTGAAACTCGTCTACAACGCCCGGAGCCACGACTACCTCCAGACGGTCGTCGGCCAGCGGGAGGTGTAG